The DNA region CAGTAGAGCCCTGTGATCATTTTAGGCACAGTTGTGAAAGAGGACTGAAACTAGGCGCTGAAGACCTGACGGTTTATGACCCTCTTTGTCActctttatcactctcctcttatCCCTGATACCTGTTTCCTCAGggttcctttcttccctctgtatGCTTGACCCGGTGACCTTATCTGCTTATCAGCCTTAAGTCAACATGTTAAGTTCTTTTAAACATGTGTTTCTAGCTTACACTTATCTTCTGACCTCTAAAATGACATGTCTTTTTCTTTATCCTGGACATCTCAACCAGGATGTCATTTGGTCAAATCTGatacaatatatttaaaacatttcagtgTCTTTTACTCTCACACCTGCTCTTTTCATCAGTAAAGAGTATACCCCAGTCTCCATTTGTTCAAATCTAGGTGTTGTTCTAAACTTCTCCCTTTCTTCTGTCACCAGACTTCCAGTGAATCACCAATTTATAGAGGTGTGCTTCCGccacttctttcctttcctgttgTCACCACTGCTGTCTGACTGTCATCTCATCTAGACTACTGAGAAAGGCAATGTAGAATAGTGTTAAGAACACAGGTTCTGGAGTCAGgctgccacttactagctttgtgaACTTGGATGAGTGACATATTCTCTGTCTGCCAATTttcacatctgaaaaatggggataataattacATATTTACAAAGGACTTCAGGGTTGGGAACACTGAAGGAGACAGTTCATGTAGAGTGTCAATACCTAATATATAGCAAAATATTTAGCAGTTACtaccagccatgaaattaaaagacacttactgcttgggcttccctggtggctcatatggtaaagagtctgcagtgcgggagacccggcttcaatccctgggttgggaagatggagaaggaaatggcagcccactccagtactcttgcctggaagattccatggactgaggagcctggtgggctacagtccatggggtctcaaagtgtcggacacgactgagcgacttcactttctactccttgaaaggaaagttatgaccaacctagatagcatattaaaaagcagagacattactttgccaacaaaggtccatttagtcaaggctatggtttttccagtggtcatgtatggatgtgagagtgaagaaagctgagcgccgaaaaatggatgcttttgaactgtggtgttggagaagactcttgagagtccctcaaactgtaaggagatccaaccagtccatcctaaaggagatcagtcctgggtgttcattggaaggactgatgctgaagctgaaactccaatactttggtcacctcatgcgaagagttgactcattggaaaagaccctgatgctgggagggattgggggcaggaggagaagggcacgacagaggatgagatggctggtggcatcaccaacttgatggacatgagtttgagtaaactttgggagttggtgatggacagggaggcctggcgtgctgcaattcatggggtcgcaaagagttggacacgactgagcaactgaactgaactgctattATAACATTATAAATGTTATAACTTTATAACATTATAGCAATCCCCTGTATCTAATCTTGCCAGCTTCTAATTCCTTCTTTATACCAAAGTCCCAGGTGatcttttagaaaacaaaaatcatttccCTGCAGCAGTGTCTCATCGTCCCTAGAATTCCAAGCTGCCAAACATGGCTTAGGAGGCCTTTTGCAATCTGCCTCCTGcccttctttcttgttttttcctctgCCGCTCTCCCCTTCCATCTTCGGGATGTCTAGACCACTTTCAGGTCACTTGCACACCATATTTCTCTCCTCTGGCTTTCCTACTTGGTGTTCCTTCCGCCTGAAATGATCTTTCCTCATTCTGTCTTCTTACTGATCCTttgttgcattttaaatatttcctcaaGGTGGCCTTCCCTGACCTCCTAAACTGAGCTAAAGCACTTCATATACTCCCCTACCATCTTTTCATAACATTGCCAGACATGTCGTTGTCTCTCCTCCACTTATCTGGGAACTGTCAGTGGCCAGTGTTGTTCATCACTATACTCCCAGTCTAACAGGGTATGTGTCTGGCACAAAGGAAGCCAGCAgacatttgtgtttttgttttgtttttttttttaacttctctttgccttcatttcctcattttcaaTATATAGAAAGAATGCTGACCTCTTACGGTTATGTGGATCAAATAACACAATACCTTCAAAATACCACTGAAGCTTTGAGTTATGACAACATGAAGTcttactaaaataaaatgaaagagggacttccctggcagtcagtggttaagacaccaggcttcaactgcagggggcacagcttTGATCCTTGATTAACTAAGattcctgcatgccacatggcatggccaaattttcttttaaaaaataagagattcAAAATTAGGATTGGGTCATCTCAAAACCACTACCAGAATGTAAGCTCTGTGCATGAAGGGACTGTTTCTCCTCTATTCCCCTAGATTCTAGAGCACAGTTAATATCTGTGGGATGAAGGaggcataaaaataaaagaagaaagcagatgCACTTAATGACACCCTTTTGACTGTACTGCACATACCTATTCCTGTAGCAACACTCTGGACTTTGTATCACCTTATAATGTTCTATTTCCAAACTCAAAAACCCAGACATCTCTCTCTAACCTCGGCCAACTGCCTTTCCAGCTCACTTCCGTCATACCTATTCTTAATAGCATGTGGATATCCCCTGTCACCTTCCTGTCCTTACTTCCTTTCTCATGGCCTGTCATTGCAAACATTCTTGCTCTCACCCCAACTTCCCTTATGCCCTTGTGTCTCCATGCTCACTCTTAGTAGAATTCAAACTTGGATAAATCCAGCCATCTGTTATAAAGGGGAAGATGAAGGAAGAATATGAGTGCGGCAGATTTAGTTATACGTTTGGAGGCAGTGATTAGGTGGTTTTAGTCTTTCGGCTTCTACTTTCTCTGTGAAGTATTAAGTTATCCCTTCTGTGTTTTTACCTAAACTCAGGCTGCTAAGTACTGCTGGAGAAGATTGGCTGGTAGGTATGGTACCATTATCCATCATCATTAATCCTAAGCATGTTTTCAACATTGCTCCACAGTCCTACAGTTGGAATGAGCTCAGCCGTCACCGCTGCAATCCTGCTGTGTTTTGCTGCAACTTAAATATCAGTCTCCCTCTTCTCAACTCCAGTTTGACTTTTGTACAAACTATCTTCCTCCAAGGAACCATTTCCTGTTTCCAGGTCCACTCCTTTGAGATCTGGAGGCAGCCATGACTTATATGAAGCTCTGTTTGCAAAGGCATTGAATTTTTGTTTCTGAATTAGAGACTTGAGTCATAAGGCACTGGAGAAGTGGTTCTCAACCCTACTGCGGGCCCaacacacacttttaaaaaaataaaatttgtaacaaatgtaaaatggtataggcATTTTAGAAAATAGTTTGGTGGTTCCTCCAAGTTACAGAGTTGCCATATTAGACCCACCAATTAGACTTCTAGGTAAAacccaaaacaaatgaaaacaaatgtccacAGAAAAGTTTGTAtgtatagcagcattattcataatagccaaaaggtagaaacagcccaaatgtccttcaactgatgaatagataaataatgtGGTATACCcattcaatggaatattgttcatcAGTAAAAAAGGAATGAGGTATTGATACAtggtacaacatggatgaaccttgaaaatattatgctggATGATAGAACCCTGAAACAAGAAGCCACCTTTTGTATGGTTTGATTTATACGAGTGTCCAGAATAAGTAAATCCATAAAGACaagattagtggttaccagagacTAGGGGAAGGAGAAATGAGAAGTGAGTGCTAACGGTTACAGGggtttctttggggaaaatgaaagtgttctgaaattagatagtggCAGTGGTTGCACAATATTGTAGATATGttaaaaacactgaattgtacactttaaaaaggtgaattttatagtatgtgaattacatctcaaaaatgaggatttccctggtggtccagtggttaagaaccgaCCTTGCAGTGCggggacgcgggttcgatccctggtcaggaactaagaccccacatgctgtggggcaactaagcctgtgtgcagccACCCAGGATCCCAGACGATGTAGCTGAGACCCAAAGCAGCCAGTCAAGTCTAACATCCCTGTacagtctttaaaatatttgataacatTGCACACTTTGCCTACAATATAATTTCAACGTCCTAATTTTAACTTaaatgaggatttttaaaaaatttatgataaAGTATGAATTCCCAGGACTGCCACCTGTGCCACGTAGATTATACACTGTGGAATCCCAAGGGCACCACGTGTAAGTTCTGCAAACATGATGTACTTCATAAATGCATAGATACCATGTATTCCGCTGGAAGAAACTGATGACTGTTTATACCTATACACTGAAGTATATTGAATCCAACAGCCTCAGATGTAGACTTATGTAAATGCTTTATTGATGATTCAGACACCATGAACAGCTTTGCTGGGGTAATAGGAATTTCTAAAGTAATAAAGGATGAAGGAGcatcttcctttgttttttatgATGGTTGTACTACTGGTAAATTCAGTGTGTTTTAAAACTATGCAAAAAGTACTTTGCATTCATATGCAAGGTGACACTGGGGTCTAGGCTCAGAGGCTAAGGTTTTCACCTACAGTAATGTCCAGGGGCACCAATATTCACGTGTGAGGCTTTCAGCTTTCCGTGCCAGGGTCAGTAAACGTCAGCAGCCCACATCACTCCAGGCCCGTTGCTATGACAACCAGGAACTTGTCTGAGGGGTTGGTACATTAAGAACTACTGCATTATTGAAGACACAAGTGAATAAGCACTATATTTCAGAAAAGAGTGAGTTACTCCTGGTTCTTTTAGATACTTTAGGCATTTTGGTAAAACAGaacatttcctttctccacaaGACTTAGCAAAGACTGAGGAGGAGAGCTGTTACATCTGAGAAATGTACTCCTCACATTGAGATTCAAAATGACCTAAACTGCTTTGCCTGTATTCTTGAATTTTTTCTAGTAcccaggggagaaaaaaacagtaCCTGCCCAAGATCCAAaacatattttgccttttttctggaTGAATTAAAGTACTGCTGCTTATATACTGTCAGGGTGTTGTGTCTGATAAACGTGTAACTAACTTTCCCTCCCTTGATAATGactgctttcttttcctctcagatGATCTCCAGATCCCTGGTCATGGAGTATTTGACTAATCCTGGTGCACTTAGCTTGGCTGCCGGAGTTGCCTGTGGCGTGTGCCTGGGCTGGGGCCTCCGAGTGCGCTTTGGAATGCTCCCCAAGAGCTCGGTGAGGGAGACAGATGCTGGCGCTGAGACGGAAGCAAGCATCCTCGGAGAGAGTGGGGAGTACAAAATGATTCTTGTGGTTCGAAATGACTTAAAGATGGGAAAAGGAAAGGTGGCTGCCCAGTGCTCTCATGCTGCTGTTTCTGCCTACAAGCAAATTCAAAGGAGAAACCCTGAGTTACTCAAAGAATGGGAATACTGTGGCCAGCCCAAAGTGGTAGTCAAAGCTCCTGATGAAGAAACTCTGGTTGAATTACTGACCCATGCAAAAGTGCTGGGACTGACTGTAAGTTTAATCCAAGATGCAGGACGTACTCAGATTGCACCAGGCTCTCGAACTGTTTTAGGAATTGGACCAGGACCAGCGGACCTAATTGACAAGGTCACCGGTCACCTAAAACTTTACTAGGTGTAATTTTGTATCATGATGGTGGTCCCACCACCACAAGTGTTTGAAACTGTCAAATTCTAACAATAAAAGCTGAATATCTTCCCCCAGCTAAGTATTCTTGAGATGAAATTCCATTCACGTGTTCTTCTGTCATGTACTTGGCCTGGTTACAGAGTTATcttgggctaaaaaaaaaaaaagtttggttaATAGTCCTGGTGATTCAAGTGATGAGTGCTGAAACAAGAAATGTTTAAGATGAGAGGCACAGATCACAATAAAATTGGCCTAGAGGTGGGAAACATTTCCTGTCAGTGATTAGGCCCCTTTGTGTGTTACTAGGTTTTCTTCCAAAAGACTATGTTGCTGTCCTCCTTGGAGGATCAGGGGTTCTCGGGTATTCCTAATTTAAACTGCAGTTGGTTTTTCCTTACCTCAGTTTTTGAGTATTTAAAATCTAACCTTGTGGCGTCGTCCCAAAGCTGAGGTTTTCCCAGCGCTCACCCAACCCCCGTGCCATGTGTCATGCTCACTCCCTCGCCCACGCCGGAGAAAGTTCGAAAGTTCTCCGCAGTGGTCCCAGCTCTCCAGTCCACCCCTTTCCTGACAGTGAGGGCACTGAGGCTTGTGAAGTGACTCGCCTGGACCTTGAAGGTGGTTATGGGCCCATGTAGAAATTCATGGTAATTGTGCAGTGGCTGTTACTTATCATCGTGACATCCCAGTATTTTCTTTACCTAGAACTTAAGGAACTGGACAATTCAACTATTTATCTCCCTTTTGATCTTTATACATTCAGCATGACATAATCCAAATAATTACCAGCTGCCCAGAATATGAAGGTTCCCACCTCCCGAGAGCCACATAGCTTCCTGATCTCCTTTTTTTGCAAAAAGCCATTTGTCTTGAAAGCTTCCTTTGGGGGGATTCTGACAGTAATATTCCTAAGAACTTCGATGTCAGGGAGATTATTTTGGTAACAGGCACATATTGATTGCAACTCACCATGGTTAACTTCAACAATTAGCATTAATTAGTTGTTAACTTCAACATAAGCAGCGATGTAGCACAACCGCAAGGTCTACGGTCAGTGGCGTCTGGGCAGAACACTAGAGACTCCTGCAGCCAGGCTGAGAGGCTCCAGTTGGTCAGCCTTTTACACTGGTATCTGACAGCACAGAAGAAATCGCAACTGTGAATGATGCCACAGTAGCAACTGTTTCTAAACAGAATGTTTATACTGGTTTCCAAAGTGATGCAACAGCATGTAACTGAGTTGAAGAGAACTCAATCCTAAATGTGTGATTCCACTTCAGATAATTTCTGAGGCTTGCCTCAGAGATTGATGGTTCCAGGTTCAAAGACAGTGCATTCCCAGCTGCTCTGGCTGACAATGTAATTGAGGTAAATCATGGCATATCTACTAGAAAGAATAGTATACAAACACTGGTAGTTAAGGAAACATGTTTTCTAGCTCACCTGTACTTTGCTATTTAGTTTGTAAGgttcataattttatttcatggttCACAAAGCAGAGAACCCTGGGGTCTCTAAAGACACCTGCAAGGGGTCAAAACAATTTTCCTGATactcattcttttccattgttttgACATTTGCAGTGATGATAAAAAAGCAAGGGTGGGTAATACTGCTGGCACCTTTCACAAATCAAGACAGGGGCACCGATCTGTACAAGCAGTCATTGTAGTTGTCACTGCcctacatttaatttaaaaagcttaatgtccttgatgaagcagtaaaaaaatttattaaatttgacCCTTGACTGTTTAGTCTTTAATATTCTCTGTAACATCAAACACTACTGGTGCACACTGAAGTATAACTGtcatcttaaggaaaaaaaagacttgtgtGGCTGAGTCCTGAGCTGAACTAGCTGCTTTTGTCATCAAACATTTTCACTTGAAAAACAACTGACACAATCTAGTTATCCAGATCTAGATGTTCAGCAGATATAAACTACAAAAGATTCATTTTCATGGTTTCAGAGTCCACATTTCAACTAATCACAAGTGTGTGGAAAGGTTATtaaatctgccttccagtgcaggagaccagttcaatccctggtcaaagcaccaagatcccacatcctctgtggccaaaaaatactcttttcctttcctaACTAAATAGCTGTATGAGGCCAAGTTTTTGAATATAGAAGAGTCTCTGTTCAAAAGAGAGTTGTAAAAAATAGCACAATGCCATTCATTCTTGCTTGACTTTTGGGGACACATGCTCACGTTATTATTGCTTACGTTAACATGCAATGCTTATTAGTGTCATTTAAATGGGttaacagttttaaaaagttgttttaactATTAATAATAGTTAAGTAAGGAGGAATAGATACAATCCCACATAAACTAGTGCTCTTTGGGATCATCAATAATTTGAATATGGTTACTTTATAGTACACTTCTAAATCAGGgagtttaaaatcttttattctttttcaaaattgagcTGGTTATTCTaggttttttcactttcatatttatgTGAATTTATGGCGGGGGAGCCTTTTATGATACCGACAAAAATGACATCAACTTTATAGGTATTTTTGGTGAAAACTGGCATCTCACAAGTTCTGAATCATGAATGTGTtttctctctccatttgtttTAATCTTCGGTTTCTTTCAGCATGATTTTGTAGTTACCTTATGTTAAATTTATCACCAGTTAATTCTTGATTCTTGTTTTGCAAAATTTCATATTGGTTTTTTTGCTCTTTTAATTTTGAGACCTTGCTAAACAAGCTTTTTAAagagttatttttataaaaacattgcTTAGGATTTGCTTCATACAAGATTAGGTCATCTATGAATAAAAATAGCTTTACATCTTCACAAAAAATTGCTTATTTTTGATTATAGACAGATCCTaagaaaaagtttgagaaccaccacagtgagatatcTGCATGAGCAGCCTTACATAGAGACCAACCTCTTGCTATCATACCAATGTCTGTGTTGAAATGATTGTCAACAATTGCCACCTTTTTTTGGTATGATGTCTACATTTGGATACTAGGGAGGAGGATCATTGAAAACATATTTACCTCGAAAGTTTCCTattaatctttcccattcttcccttctcttttagTTACTTTTAGAGTGGCAACAACTCTTATTTTTAGTTCCTTCTGTTAGACCATCGACCATCATCCTATTCAGAGGAAAGTTATGGAAGATCCCTTATAGTTTATTACTAATTCATTCTGTCTCTTCTTGTACAGCCCTCAATACTACTGCCCAGTATTGAGCTACCTGTTTTGTGATTTAAACACGTCTCCAAATAATCCTGAAAAACATTCATGGTGTTAACATACATGTGAGGGAACAAGCTCAGAAGTTCAGCTTGCTCTCAATTTAAGCCTAAGTAATACACTGCTGCAGTTTCTCTCTCTACTATAGCCCATTATTATGGATGGTTTAAGTGGCAACTCGGTATCACAGACATAGCACCAggttaaagttttttaaaaacaattcttaacTATGCTGTAAGAAAACCTTTACTGAAGAATTTTAACTTGTTTCTATtagggaagggaaaagagaaaaattccgTTGATAAATACCAGTTGATTCTAAGTATGTCTAGGAGACCAAATCTTGATTCTGAAAAGGAGCTCCCAGGGACCATTATTCTTCTCCCTCTTGATGTTGATAAACATGAAGAAAGAGGGCAGAGACCCAGGAGAAACACCAGTATGCCCAGGACCTGAGCAGCAAGATGGTCCCTAAGACAAACTAAAAAACGAAAAGGGATTTTTCCAACTAATACTGTAATTTGCTATAGGAATATAGGTGGTAGGGGGAGGAAGACAGGAGTTCTAAGGTTTAAAAAAGCACTTCTGTGGAGTTTATGGTCAATGACTCGACTTTAAAGCAATACAAAGCTAGGTGGGGGCTCTCTAGCTCTACTGAGAATTAACTGTGAAATGAATTTAGGGTAACATTCTCAAGTCATACACAAAAAAACTTGAATTCAaacactggtttaaaaaaaatcaacttaaaatattcataatttgAAGACCTTTACAATTCATGGTGAAGAACAGCATGTTGACTATGTGCTTATACATTCTTATTTCAAGTTAATATAATTTACCATCCATGATCTCTTCATCTGAACGAAATGCTTAAACAGCTGAAGTGCTGCCTGGTTAAAATGATGGAGGTAGCCCACGTCAGCACTGATGGGTTTTTCTGACCTCTGCATGGACCTCACGAACTACTGGAATGCACAGTGTGATGCAGTGTTTTCACATGTCCCAACCCCTCTTCTCTCTACACTACCTTAGTATCCAGTATGAAATGGTTCTTGTGTTTAAGAGAGATTTAAGTAAAACTGCCATTCTCCATGTTATTTCCACAGtccagtaatttattttaaatttgagtaatttcaaattccacaaacaaaactgaagaacagcaatattttgtttgaattctttcttctgtaCACTCAGTGATCTAAAACACCACAATATCCAACATACACAAACCTCAGGGAAGGGTTAGTAAATACACACAGACTGGAATCATGGTGCTCCGTTCCTGAATGGAATGGTCCCACAGAAAAGCACAGGATACAAGCACAACGTAAGGGCACCTGTTACATGTGAAGTGAGCAGAAACACACGCGCGTCTTCTATATGCGTCATGAGGAAACCTGCATAGGTTAGAGGGCCTTTTATGCTCATTTAGAAGTCAGGCAAGTTGTCTGTAATGCATTTTTCAAACAATTTGGAGAGCACTGCGATCCCATGGAGGATATGCTCGTTAGTGTTGTCTTTGTTGGCATTGACAGTCTTGCATGGTCATATACCAGTATTTTTGCTTTAGCTTTTCTTGgaataaaagatttaaatgcaTTTAGACAATACATACTGTAAGCTGTTTACATACACTAAATTTAAGAGATTCAATAttagagttattttttttctttaaacactaCAGAGTGCAAATCAGGTTCTTCACAATAGATTGAGTATTAAGCAGTTCTTCAAAGAAGGAGGGGGGAAGAAGAAAAGCCCAAGTGAATAAAACATTGAAACTATTcccctttgaaaataaattctaaaatgataTGGAATGTGAAATAAGCTTTTAACATAGGTGATCCGAGTTTATAGTTAGAAACAAAAAGTAGTCCTTCATGAAATAAAGGTTACAAGAACATGTGCCTGTTTTCCCCTGTTATAAACTGAGAGCGGGTAGAGACGATGTTTCGGTACGAAAATAGGCGACCACAGGATCAGCGTTCCGCCTCACATGCTGTACCCAAAGCCAGGCTGTGGCTGCCCATAGGCTGGTGCAGTGTACCCATAACCAAACGGCGCCTGGGGAGGGACTGCAACGCTGGGTCCTGCTGTCAGCATCAACTGGGGCTGGCctacagaagagaagagaggggagcggggcgggggcgAGGAGGCGGAGAGACTGTTAGCACTGCAGGACGATCACACCTGACTCCCGACTCGAGCAGCATAACCACAACTCAGAATGAATTTCGGGGGGAGGCACTCTGACTGACTGTCTCAATTTTAGCATGGCAGTCACCCTAGGAAGGGTCCTGCCTAAAAAGCCAACAAAAACCATGCAGGGCCAAGGGCCAGAGCTATAAAAGTAATTATGTTACTTCATATGTCATGTAAAGCAATATGCACATGCATGCTCGACATGCTAGGGCAAGACATTCAGCAATAAGCCTATCACTACCACATGGTGTTTGCACATTTTATCTGGTGACAATATAATTAGCACAGGAAAACAACTTTTTAAGCTACA from Cervus canadensis isolate Bull #8, Minnesota chromosome 1, ASM1932006v1, whole genome shotgun sequence includes:
- the PTRH2 gene encoding peptidyl-tRNA hydrolase 2, mitochondrial: MISRSLVMEYLTNPGALSLAAGVACGVCLGWGLRVRFGMLPKSSVRETDAGAETEASILGESGEYKMILVVRNDLKMGKGKVAAQCSHAAVSAYKQIQRRNPELLKEWEYCGQPKVVVKAPDEETLVELLTHAKVLGLTVSLIQDAGRTQIAPGSRTVLGIGPGPADLIDKVTGHLKLY